The DNA region TCACTGACCAGCGGTCTGGAGTTGGTCAAGTGTCTTGCAGATGACCCGGTTCTCGCCTTTCTCGAACTCTATTTTGGGATCAAGGGTGTGATGATCGACTTTCGGGCGGTGAATTATGACGAGTTCGTCAAGGCCGTTGAGAGCGAGGTATTCAAGAACACGTCTTTTTCTCAGATGAGTGAGGCTCAGGGGCTTCTGGACGCTTTCAAAAACTGATCGACTGCAACGATGAAACGGCCGCATTCCCATCAGGAATGCGGCCGTTTTTCGTTTGTGGCGTGCTATTCCATTGCCAGGGTCTTCTGGATCGCTACTTCCAACATGTGTTGGTGCAGTCGGATGGAAATGACATCACTTTTTTCCACATTTTCAACAAGTTCACGTAGCTTGTCCACGGATTCGAGGCAGGCTGTGATGATCAATTCCGAAGGGGTAAGCTGATCCTTGCGGATCATTTCGAGAACGTTCTCCAACTTGTGGGAGAGTTCTTCGATATTCTTCAGCTTGAGCAGGTTGGAGCCGGCTTTGACTGAATGGGCGTCCCTGAAAATGGAATTGATGGTTTCATCTCCGCAGTCTGTCCCGCATGATTCCAAACGCAGAAGGCCCGACTCGATGGAGTCGAGCCGTTCGGCGGTTTCTTCCAAAAAGATTTCAAGAACAGGATCTCCGCGCTGTATCAACCCGCACCACCTTCAATGAGTTCTATTGCAATTTGCGGAATGGTGTGCAGGTCGGGCTTGGAAATCTGTCTGTTCGCGCCGACGGAGTCACCCTTGTGCCGCAATTCCTTCGTGATGATGGATGAATACAGGATAACGGGTAGCTTTTGCAAGATGGGATCTTCTTTAATATTTTTGGTCAGGCTGAAACCGTCCATGAGCGGCATTTCAATGTCGGAGATGACCAGATCAACATATTCTGTGATGTTTTTCCCGTCAGCCTCGGCTTGATTCTTGAGCTTCATGAGGGTTCGCAACGCTTCATCCCCGTTGTTGGTGATGATCGGATTGAAGTTGGTTTCGGTGAGGTTTGCCTTGACCATGGCCCGGATGGTTGCTGAGTCGTCGGCCACGAGCACGGTGTATCTATTGGCTGACACGGCCATTTCCACACCGTCGTCTGGTTCGAACTGGGTGAGGATGGTTTCCAGGTCCAGAAGTTGGACGAAATAGTCGCCTCTGTCGATGAGGCCGACAATGGCGTCGGTGTTTGTGGAGAGGATACTTGAGGGCGGAATGACCTGCCCCCATCCCACACGGTGAATTTCCGTGACCCCGGAGACAAGGAATCCCGTGACGGATTTGCTGAATTCCGTGACGATGACGATGTCTCTTTCGGTTTTTGGCATGTTCAGTTCAAGCCAGACCGACAGGTCAAGGACCGGAAGGATGATGTCACGCAGGGGGATGGTACCCATGAATGACGGATGTGGTGCCGATTCCGGTGGGTCGAGGTTGGGCGTTTCGATAACCTGCATGACTTTGGCCACGTTGATGCCGAAGTAATTGGGGACCGGATCTTCGCCTTCCTTGCGGATTTCATTGATATAGAATTCGAGTAATTCCAACTCGTTGGTGCCTGTTTCCAACAGGATGCCGGTGTCGATTGCACTCTTGTTCATTGTGTGTCTCCCTGATCAGGATTCGCATTCTGTTTATGCGTTGTGTTGCAATATACGTTGCCACACATTTTATGTCCACGCCATTAGATTGATAATGCAGACTTTATAATGTGGCGTGAGGTTGCCCCAAGTCGAGGAGAAATGCTTGACGGGCTGGTCATGCCCATGCACAAAAAGTATGGAAGAAAAGTCCATGAAACCGAAAGGAGATGAATAATGACCGAGAATTTATGCGTTGATCCTGCGAAAATTCAGAAAAAGGTCGTCGAAACACTTCAAGAGTCGGCTGCGGCACTGGTGCCCTGGTTTTACGGCGACATGCCGGAATACTACTTTCTTACTCATACAGAAGATGAACAGATCAAGCATTTGCGGGCGCTCTTGTCCGGCATGGTGCGGGAGGAAAAACAATCCATAGCCCTGCATAGCCCGTGCGGTTCTCGGGTAACCCACATTTCTCCCGGCGGCGACATGAATGCTCTGGGCTGGGTGCTGAAAGGGTATGTGGACAAGGATATCCAAATAGCACGCAGCTATTCCAGCCGCGACGACAGCATACGCCTCGACACCCTCGTCTTCGGACCGCAGCCCCTGTGCGCCGGGGACAATGACCGGGTGAAGGATGTGCTCGGCATGGCCCTGAAAGGGGAAATCGGCCTTGAGCCCGGAGAAATCGGAGGGTTCGAGAAATTCCTGGGCACTGTGAGCGAGGACTATATAGAAAAATTTGAAGCGGGCAGGGCAATACGGCATTTCAAGACCTGCGATTGCGTGGAAAATCAGGAGCGGGTCCAGGTGCTGTTGGAAAAGGATGTGCATCCGGGTTTCGACCGCATTTCCATCGCCATGGTCCAGCCGCCGCGAAAGGCATTGCTCCTCAAGGTGGTCAATGTCTTCGGGAATGAGAATATCCCGGTTGATCGAGCCTATTCCGACGAATTCGAGCGTGGGGACAAGCCTTCCATCGCCATCATGAGCTTTTATCTCGACCGGGAACGCATCGATCTTGCAGAAGAGAGCGAAGCGTGGCAGCGCCTCAAACGGCAGCTGGAAATGTGCAAATGGTTCGCTCCTCACGGTCTGGAGGCCCTGGCCTACGAAGAGGGATGGGAGTTGGGGCAGGTCATGCTCATGCAGGCCGCCGGAGAGTTCGCGCATCAGTTCCTCGTCAGGAAGGACTTGCACGCGTATACTTCGAGTAAAATCGTCTATGCCATCCTCAAGCATCGGGATATTGCACAGTTGCTGTTCGACTATTTCGATGTTCGCTTCAATCCGGGGTTCGTCGGGGACAGGGAAGAGGCCATGGCCGGGCAACGCAAGCTTGTCAGGGCGGCCATCAAGAACG from Pseudodesulfovibrio sp. S3 includes:
- a CDS encoding Hpt domain-containing protein → MIQRGDPVLEIFLEETAERLDSIESGLLRLESCGTDCGDETINSIFRDAHSVKAGSNLLKLKNIEELSHKLENVLEMIRKDQLTPSELIITACLESVDKLRELVENVEKSDVISIRLHQHMLEVAIQKTLAME
- a CDS encoding chemotaxis protein; its protein translation is MNKSAIDTGILLETGTNELELLEFYINEIRKEGEDPVPNYFGINVAKVMQVIETPNLDPPESAPHPSFMGTIPLRDIILPVLDLSVWLELNMPKTERDIVIVTEFSKSVTGFLVSGVTEIHRVGWGQVIPPSSILSTNTDAIVGLIDRGDYFVQLLDLETILTQFEPDDGVEMAVSANRYTVLVADDSATIRAMVKANLTETNFNPIITNNGDEALRTLMKLKNQAEADGKNITEYVDLVISDIEMPLMDGFSLTKNIKEDPILQKLPVILYSSIITKELRHKGDSVGANRQISKPDLHTIPQIAIELIEGGAG